The proteins below come from a single Juglans regia cultivar Chandler chromosome 12, Walnut 2.0, whole genome shotgun sequence genomic window:
- the LOC109002980 gene encoding dirigent protein 24-like has protein sequence MAKLSLLTRVTFKAICLLLLAITFECANSVRVLLDVDPQPSVLPDPPQPTNPVATTVPNVTPQVGLTPTTLPNGQIPATPAADDTNPPLPESEIPIVDIPPIASPAAESDADSPQPELEEPDTVAAPVAGMAPVVGPTITPTGTESPVTTTTSATVAKPVGPQTPALTFFMHDILGGTHPSARVVTGIIANTQFNGLPFTQPNDNIFPLTGGVPLSNADLSGIVNNNNLPIIAGLNGVGPQASTVIQNSGNNDIIDSSNGNLPFVTAGQLPSGLTLQKLMFGSLTVIDDELSEGHDLGSPVIGKAQGFYLSSSLDGTSQTIAVTVLLHGLSGGDHLQVVEDTISFFGVHRSAMHESQIVVIGGTGKFENAKGYATVETLHQEDQHATDGVDTIMQFSVYLSE, from the coding sequence ATGGCCAAGCTTTCCCTTCTCACACGCGTGACATTCAAAGCCATCTGCCTCTTGCTCCTAGCCATCACCTTTGAGTGCGCCAACTCTGTCAGGGTCCTCCTCGATGTAGACCCACAGCCTTCAGTCCTCCCCGATCCACCCCAGCCAACCAATCCTGTTGCAACAACTGTCCCAAATGTAACTCCACAGGTGGGTCTGACCCCCACCACACTGCCAAATGGCCAAATCCCCGCCACCCCCGCAGCAGATGACACTAACCCACCATTACCAGAATCTGAAATCCCCATTGTTGACATCCCACCAATAGCTAGCCCAGCAGCGGAATCAGATGCTGACTCACCACAACCCGAGCTCGAAGAACCCGACACCGTAGCAGCACCTGTTGCTGGCATGGCACCGGTAGTTGGTCCCACAATTACCCCAACTGGCACAGAATCCCCCGTTACCACTACCACCAGTGCCACGGTGGCAAAACCTGTTGGTCCACAAACCCCTGCATTAACCTTCTTCATGCATGACATCCTAGGTGGTACACATCCATCGGCCAGGGTTGTCACTGGGATCATAGCAAACACCCAATTCAACGGCCTTCCTTTCACACAGCCCAACGACAACATCTTCCCACTTACCGGCGGGGTCCCACTGAGCAACGCAGACCTTAGCGGTATCGTCAACAACAACAACCTCCCCATCATTGCAGGCCTCAACGGCGTTGGCCCCCAAGCTTCCACTGTCATCCAAAACAGCGGCAACAACGACATCATTGACAGTAGTAATGGTAACCTGCCATTTGTCACTGCAGGGCAGCTGCCATCCGGGCTCACACTCCAAAAGCTCATGTTCGGATCGTTGACAGTGATTGACGACGAGTTGTCGGAAGGTCACGATCTGGGGTCTCCTGTAATTGGCAAAGCACAAGGGTTTTACTTGTCGAGCTCGTTGGACGGGACGAGCCAGACAATCGCCGTGACGGTGTTGCTACACGGTCTCAGTGGTGGAGATCACCTTCAGGTGGTGGAGGATACTATCAGTTTCTTTGGGGTGCATCGATCTGCAATGCATGAGTCTCAAATTGTAGTGATTGGTGGGACCGGGAAATTTGAGAATGCGAAAGGGTATGCTACGGTTGAGACGCTTCATCAAGAGGATCAACATGCCACGGACGGTGTTGACACGATCATGCAGTTCAGTGTTTACCTTTCTGAGTAG
- the LOC109003023 gene encoding uncharacterized protein LOC109003023 — MESSKRTSSVIARLMGLDELPIQQPVQKQQRVLSEYYFQRVASIGVRGKRSSHEHPSFRMSNGEREELNYIFRVLDTLDRHKQHNLSVEEGKASSNSSEEKLGFIRHNFPDAKYISVDKKLQDLAELPDALDITYIKKDPLPKYLQEPYSSFANSFHNQQGVPSYSRSGNVPVLKSSSTSYGININKCRKLGRKALQGNVKLLHKPENGTNRSPHGLGIDDICKLSRSQLESNSEACHSPLKGVILKPNHGEVESDARHFSSYSSCEGSLLGDRWLKEFRSTENGAYVSREAKKKISDQCKTNKKVQKDGLAGRVSTLGELFALADDGTRNVYYKPSKHGLSNQTGPSDQDGDHLSFISTNVSKDGPMINFSRSTFLSATSATGNPRSRTRYEGLQSDWYSSLEKSVNSAQHKSRKQTLHHKDGLEYKNLVSNKKTHSFSCLDLESDDNVEAAMCVVLDEVKVKLEKDLSNQNCMGPLSSSSTVSHSALENNCFVRDTWVMEGEMKNKFDSSNTDECNISLPQALVSNVSSVSMGTNVVADAECKVVGGASENSKEEQFEPIICILDTNSDSSSCASDTLIQQRTLVGFHEEGAVYSRCFHTEPESRLSSEEAYHPSPVSVLELPFEDDLSYDLECLDSIGTDICDISETRSEGPGMIVSSDEDSREGSVGEPQENIGLMGLFRVEESRGYSYLIDVLTEAGFHGGILNMDFGTWHTPECPINLSVFETLEKKFGELASWKRSDRRLLFDQINLGLMEILQPCIGVPIWAKPASKRLYPRPSRNMIEEELWMLLVSQEKEASMDSAAKALQKELGFVDLGDDIDLIGREIESLLIDELVSEVVSMGTF, encoded by the exons ATGGAATCCAGTAAAAGAACATCAAGCGTTATTGCAAGATTGATGGGTCTTGATGAACTGCCAATTCAGCAACCTGTTCAGAAACAACAAAGGGTTCTTTCTGAGTATTACTTTCAGAGAGTTGCTTCTATAGGTGTCAGGGGGAAGCGTTCATCTCATGAGCATCCTTCATTTAGGATGAGCAATGGAGAGCGTGAGGaattaaattatatctttaGAGTACTGGACACACTAGATAGACATAAGCAACATAATCTGTCTGTTGAAGAGGGGAAAGCTAGCTCCAATTCATCAGAAGAAAAATTGGGATTCATAAGGCATAATTTTCCTGATGCAAAATACATTTCAGTGGATAAGAAGCTTCAAGACCTGGCAGAACTTCCAGATGCACTGGATATTACATATATTAAGAAGGATCCCCTTCCAAAATATCTCCAAGAGCCATATTCTTCATTTGCCAATAGCTTTCATAATCAGCAAGGTGTACCTTCTTACTCACGATCAGGCAATGTTCCAGTCTTGAAGTCATCATCTACTTCTTATGGTATCAATATTAACAAATGTAGAAAATTAGGGAGGAAGGCTTTGCAAGGAAATGTTAAATTGCTGCACAAACCCGAGAATGGCACTAATAGAAGTCCCCATGGACTTGGAATTGATGATATTTGTAAGCTTTCAAGATCTCAATTGGAGTCAAACAGTGAAGCATGCCATTCCCCCTTGAAAGGTGTTATTTTGAAACCAAACCATGGCGAGGTAGAGAGTGATGCACGACATTTCTCTTCATATAGTTCTTGTGAAGGTTCACTTTTGGGTGATAGGTGGCTTAAAGAGTTTCGTAGTACTGAAAATGGGGCATATGTATCCAGggaagcaaaaaagaaaatatcagaCCAATGTAAGACAAATAAGAAGGTCCAGAAAGATGGATTGGCTGGTAGAGTCAGTACTCTTGGAGAATTGTTTGCCTTGGCTGATGATGGAACAAGAAATGTTTATTACAAGCCTAGTAAGCATGGCCTGAGCAATCAGACTGGTCCAAGTGATCAAGATGGTGATCACTTAAGCTTCATCAGCACGAATGTTTCGAAGGATGGGCCTATGATAAACTTTTCAAGGTCCACGTTTCTTTCTGCAACTTCTGCCACTGGGAATCCCAGATCCCGGACCAGATATGAAGGCCTTCAAAGTGACTGGTATTCAAGCCTGGAAAAGTCTGTTAATTCGGCGCAACACAAGtcaagaaagcaaactttgcaTCATAAAGATGGTTTAGAATATAAAAACTTAGTCAGCAATAAGAAAACTCATTCCTTTTCATGCTTGGATTTGGAAAGTGATGATAATGTAGAAGCAGCGATGTGTGTAGTCCTGGATGAGGTGAAGGTCAAACTTGAGAAGGATCTGTCTAATCAGAATTGTATGGGTCCTCTGTCTTCAAGCTCCACTGTTTCTCACTCTGCTTTGGAAAATAATTGCTTTGTGCGGGACACATGGGTGATGGAAGGTGAGATGAAGAACAAGTTTGACAGCAGCAATACGGATGAATGCAACATTTCACTTCCTCAGGCCTTAGTTTCCAATGTTTCCTCAGTGAGCATGGGAACTAATGTGGTGGCTGATGCAGAGTGTAAGGTCGTGGGTGGGGCTTCTGAAAATTCCAAGGAAGAGCAGTTTGAACCAATCATCTGTATCTTAGATACAAATTCTGATTCTTCTAGTTGTGCCTCTGATACCTTGATTCAACAG AGAACATTGGTTGGATTCCATGAAGAAGGTGCTGTGTACTCACGGTGCTTTCACACAGAGCCAGAATCTAGATTGAGCTCGGAGGAGGCTTATCATCCTAGTCCAGTTTCAGTTCTGGAACTACCTTTCGAAGATGATCTTTCATATGATTTGGAATGCTTAGACAGTATCGGCACTGACATCTGTG ATATCTCAGAAACACGCTCAGAAGGACCTGGAATGATTGTGTCGAGTGATGAAGATTCCAGAGAAGGTTCTGTAGGTGAACCTCAAGAAAACATAGGGTTAATGGGATTGTTTAGAGTTGAAGAAAGTAGGGGTTACTCGTACCTTATTGATGTCTTAACCGAGGCGGGTTTTCATGGTGGCATCCTAAATATGGACTTTGGTACCTGGCACACGCCAGAATGCCCAATAAACCTTTCAGTTTTTGAGACCCTTGAAAAAAAGTTTGGTGAGCTGGCTTCCTGGAAGAGGTCGGATAGGAGACTTCTCTTTGACCAGATAAATTTGGGGCTAATGGAGATTTTACAGCCATGCATAGGTGTGCCCATATGGGCAAAGCCTGCATCCAAAAGATTATACCCTAGGCCAAGTCGGAACATGATTGAGGAAGAGTTATGGATGTTGCTGGTAAGCCAAGAAAAGGAAGCAAGTATGGACTCGGCAGCGAAAGCGCTGCAAAAGGAACTGGGTTTTGTAGATTTAGGAGATGATATTGATCTTATAGGTAGAGAAATAGAGAGCTTGTTGATTGATGAGCTTGTTTCAGAGGTTGTTAGCATGGGCACTTTTTAG
- the LOC109003024 gene encoding probable sulfate transporter 4.2 produces MEITYASPSSPNLAESDYSMPTSTRSVKIIPLQHPSTLPSSSSSTSYPSAVLSKWTLKLQSMTWVQWIELFLPCYRWIRTYKWREYLQIDLMAGTTVGVMLVPQAMSYAKLAGLQPIYGLYSGFMPLFVYAIFGSSRQLAVGPVALVSLLVSNVLSEIVDSSDELYTELAILLALMVGILECIMGLLRLGWLIRFISHSVISGFTSASAVVIALSQAKYFLGYDIERSSKIVPLIKSIIAGIDGFSWPPFVMGSIILAILLVMKHLGKTRKYLRFLRAAGPLTAVVLGTTFVKIFNPSSISLVGGIPQGLPGFSVPKSFGYVTSLIPTALLITGVAILESVGIAKALAAKNGYELDSNQELFGLGVANIMGSFFSAYPTTGSFSRSAVNHESGAKTGLSGIVSGTIMACALLFLTPLFEYIPQCALAAIVISAVMGLVDYNEAIFLWRVDKKDFLLWTITCTTTLFLGIEIGVLVGVGVSLAFVIHESANPHIAVLGRLPGTTVYRNTQQYPESYTYNGIVVVRIDAPIYFANISYIKERLREYEIVVDRSTSRGPEVERVYFVIIEMAPVTYIDSSAVQALKDLHQEYKSRDIQIAISNPNREVLLTLSKSGVVDLIGKEWYFVRVHDAVQVCLQHVQSFKETSKTSDPQPDDKPNLFQRLWKQRGEDLAIANLESGSPQSEPLLSRKS; encoded by the exons ATGGAGATAACGTATGCATCGCCCAGCTCACCCAACCTTGCGGAGTCGGACTACTCGATGCCGACGTCGACCCGGTCCGTGAAGATCATTCCGTTGCAGCACCCCAGCACGTTGCCGTCGTCTTCGTCTTCTACTTCATATCCCAGCGCAGTTCTCTCCAAATGGACGTTGAAGCTGCAGAGCATGACCTGGGTCCAGTGGATCGAGCTCTTCCTCCCCTGCTACCGTTGGATTAGGACTTACAAATGGAGGGAGTACCTTCAGATAGATCTCATGGCTGGGACGACCGTCGGTGTCATGCTCGTCCCCCAG GCGATGTCTTATGCAAAATTAGCTGGGCTTCAACCAATATATGGACTTT ACTCTGGTTTTATGCCTCTATTTGTGTATGCCATATTTGGGTCATCTCGTCAGCTTGCAGTTGGTCCAGTAGCATTGGTTTCTCTCCTGGTTTCCAATGTCTTAAGTGAAATTGTTGATTCATCTGATGAATTATACACAGAACTTGCAATATTGCTGGCGCTTATGGTTGGGATACTGGAATGCATAATGGGGCTCTTGAG GCTTGGGTGGCTTATTCGTTTCATCAGCCACTCTGTAATTTCTGGCTTTACAAGTGCCTCAGCCGTCGTGATTGCGCTATCTCAAGCAAAATACTTTTTGGGATATGATATAGAACGGAGTAGCAAGATTGTGCCATTGATTAAGAGCATCATAGCTGGGATAGATGGG tttTCATGGCCCCCTTTTGTAATGGGATCCATAATACTTGCAATACTTCTGGTCATGAAGCACCTG GGGAAAACAAGGAAGTACTTGCGATTCCTGAGAGCTGCAGGTCCCCTGACAGCAGTCGTTTTGGGAACAACTTTTGTGAAAATATTTAATCCCTCTTCCATATCTTTG GTAGGAGGTATACCTCAGGGCCTCCCAGGATTTTCTGTACCCAAAAGTTTTGGGTATGTAACATCTTTGATTCCAACTGCTCTTCTCATCACTGGTGTAGCCATATTG GAATCTGTGGGGATTGCAAAAGCATTGGCAGCAAAGAATGGATACGAGTTGGATTCAAATCAAGAG TTGTTTGGTCTTGGAGTAGCCAACATTATGGGTTCATTCTTTTCAGCATACCCTACCACAG GTTCCTTTTCTAGGTCTGCTGTGAATCATGAAAGTGGAGCAAAAACTGGCTTATCTGGCATTGTCTCCGGAACCATAATGGCTTGTGCCCTTTTATTCTTGACTCCATTGTTTGAATACATACCCCAG TGCGCTCTTGCTGCCATTGTGATCTCTGCTGTGATGGGTCTG GTGGATTACAATGAGGCTATATTTTTATGGCGAGTAGATAAGAAAGATTTTCTTCTTTGGACCATTACTTGCACTACAACATTGTTTCTTGGTATTGAGATCGGTGTCCTTGTTGGG GTTGGTGTTTCGCTTGCTTTTGTCATCCACGAATCAGCAAATCCACATATTG CTGTCTTGGGGCGTCTTCCAGGCACTACTGTTTATCGAAACACTCAACAGTATCCAGAATCATACACGTACAATGGAATTGTGGTGGTTCGGATTGATGCTCCTATATATTTTGCAAACATAAGTTACATAAAGGAAAG GCTACGGGAATATGAAATTGTTGTTGATAGATCTACTAGTCGTGGACCGGAAGTTGAAAGAGTTTACTTCGTTATTATAGAGATGGCAC CTGTAACATATATAGACTCCAGTGCTGTTCAAGCTTTGAAAGACTTGCATCAGGAGTACAAATCACGTGACATCCAG ATTGCCATTTCCAATCCAAACAGAGAAGTTCTGCTCACCTTATCAAAATCTGGTGTTGTTGATCTGATTGGTAAGGAGTGGTACTTTGTGAGAGTGCATGATGCTGTTCAAGTTTGCCTTCAGCATGTTCAGAGTTTTAAAGAAACGTCTAAGACATCAGATCCTCAGCCTGATGATAAACCAAATTTATTTCAGAGATTATGGAAACAGAGAGGGGAGGATTTGGCAATTGCCAACTTGGAGTCGGGCAGTCCGCAATCGGAGCCATTACTGTCCCGAAAGTCTTGA
- the LOC109000244 gene encoding metal tolerance protein 11-like isoform X2, translating to MVEPVALESDEERSLLARPNCGDGSWRLNFDGVQLCREQKEKKLPRGLHDCLGVLGPEDNVADYYQQQVEMLEGFNEMDALAERGFIPGMSKEEQEKLAKSETFAIRISNVANMALFAAKVYASVQSGSLAIIASTLDSLLDLLSGFILWFTAFSMQTPNPYQYPIGKKRMQPLGILVFASVMATLGLQIILESMRTLFSDDHFFDVITNIIGLIAALLAKYIDDWMDPVGAIVLALYTIRTWSLTVLENVNSLVGRSAAPEYLQKLTYLCWNHHKAVRHIDTVRAYTFGSHYFVEVDIVLPAGMPLQEAHDIGESLQEKLELLPEIERAFVHLDYEYTHKPEHAQAN from the exons ATGGTGGAGCCGGTGGCTCTCGAGAGCGACGAGGAGCGCTCTCTCTTGGCTCGGCCCAACTGTGGTGACGGGTCGTGGCGGTTGAACTTCGACGGGGTCCAGTTATGCCGAGAGCAGAAGGAGAAAAAGCTTCCTCGTGGCCTCCACGACTGCCTGGGGGTTTTAG GTCCTGAAGACAATGTGGCTGACTACTATCAGCAGCAGGTAGAAATGCTTGAGGGCTTTAATGAAATGGATGCTTTAGCAGAGCGTGGCTTTATTCCTGGGATGTCAAAG GAAGAGCAAGAGAAGTTGGCTAAAAGCGAAACATTTGCCATCAGAATATCAAATGTTGCAAACATGGCTCTCTTTGCAGCTAAAGTCTACGCATCTGTTCAAAGTGGTTCCTTGGCTATTATTGCATCCACACTGGACTCGCTTCTTGATCTTTTGTCTGGCTTCATCCTGTGGTTTACTGCATTCTCTATGCAAACACCCAACCCTTATCAGTATCCTATTGGAAAGAAACGTATGCAGCCATTG GGGATCCTCGTATTTGCCTCCGTCATGGCGACTCTTGGACTGCAGATTATCCTGGAGTCGATGCGGACACTATTCTCTGAT GATCACTTTTTTGACGTTATCACCAACATTATTGGACTAATTGCTGCTCTGCTGGCAAAATATATTGATGATTGGATGGACCCCGTTGGAGCTATCGtt CTGGCTTTATACACCATCCGTACATGGTCACTGACAGTGTTGGAGAATGTGAACTCCCTTGTGGGAAGATCAGCTGCTCCAGAATACCTTcagaagctaacttacctctGCTGGAACCACCACAAGGCCGTGAGGCATATTGATACGGTCCGGGCATACACCTTTGGGTCACATTACTTTGTGGAGGTTGACATAGTCTTGCCAGCAGGCATGCCGTTGCAAGAGGCTCACGACATCGGGGAATCCTTGCAGGAGAAGCTCGAGCTCCTGCCTGAGATAGAGCGTGCCTTTGTACATCTTGATTACGAGTACACTCACAAACCAGAGCATGCTCAGGCAAACTAG
- the LOC109000244 gene encoding metal tolerance protein 11-like isoform X1: MVEPVALESDEERSLLARPNCGDGSWRLNFDGVQLCREQKEKKLPRGLHDCLGVLGPEDNVADYYQQQVEMLEGFNEMDALAERGFIPGMSKEEQEKLAKSETFAIRISNVANMALFAAKVYASVQSGSLAIIASTLDSLLDLLSGFILWFTAFSMQTPNPYQYPIGKKRMQPLGILVFASVMATLGLQIILESMRTLFSDHEFDLTMKQEQWLVGIMLSVTLVKFLLVLYCRSFTNEIVKAYAQDHFFDVITNIIGLIAALLAKYIDDWMDPVGAIVLALYTIRTWSLTVLENVNSLVGRSAAPEYLQKLTYLCWNHHKAVRHIDTVRAYTFGSHYFVEVDIVLPAGMPLQEAHDIGESLQEKLELLPEIERAFVHLDYEYTHKPEHAQAN; this comes from the exons ATGGTGGAGCCGGTGGCTCTCGAGAGCGACGAGGAGCGCTCTCTCTTGGCTCGGCCCAACTGTGGTGACGGGTCGTGGCGGTTGAACTTCGACGGGGTCCAGTTATGCCGAGAGCAGAAGGAGAAAAAGCTTCCTCGTGGCCTCCACGACTGCCTGGGGGTTTTAG GTCCTGAAGACAATGTGGCTGACTACTATCAGCAGCAGGTAGAAATGCTTGAGGGCTTTAATGAAATGGATGCTTTAGCAGAGCGTGGCTTTATTCCTGGGATGTCAAAG GAAGAGCAAGAGAAGTTGGCTAAAAGCGAAACATTTGCCATCAGAATATCAAATGTTGCAAACATGGCTCTCTTTGCAGCTAAAGTCTACGCATCTGTTCAAAGTGGTTCCTTGGCTATTATTGCATCCACACTGGACTCGCTTCTTGATCTTTTGTCTGGCTTCATCCTGTGGTTTACTGCATTCTCTATGCAAACACCCAACCCTTATCAGTATCCTATTGGAAAGAAACGTATGCAGCCATTG GGGATCCTCGTATTTGCCTCCGTCATGGCGACTCTTGGACTGCAGATTATCCTGGAGTCGATGCGGACACTATTCTCTGAT CATGAGTTCGACTTGACCATGAAGCAAGAGCAATGGCTTGTTGGCATTATGCTTTCTGTGACTTTGGTAAAATTCCTTCTGGTTCTTTATTGCCGCTCTTTCACTAATGAGATCGTCAAAGCTTATGCCCAGGATCACTTTTTTGACGTTATCACCAACATTATTGGACTAATTGCTGCTCTGCTGGCAAAATATATTGATGATTGGATGGACCCCGTTGGAGCTATCGtt CTGGCTTTATACACCATCCGTACATGGTCACTGACAGTGTTGGAGAATGTGAACTCCCTTGTGGGAAGATCAGCTGCTCCAGAATACCTTcagaagctaacttacctctGCTGGAACCACCACAAGGCCGTGAGGCATATTGATACGGTCCGGGCATACACCTTTGGGTCACATTACTTTGTGGAGGTTGACATAGTCTTGCCAGCAGGCATGCCGTTGCAAGAGGCTCACGACATCGGGGAATCCTTGCAGGAGAAGCTCGAGCTCCTGCCTGAGATAGAGCGTGCCTTTGTACATCTTGATTACGAGTACACTCACAAACCAGAGCATGCTCAGGCAAACTAG
- the LOC109002976 gene encoding beta-hexosaminidase 1-like, giving the protein MLVDLFKSLFLILALAPCLYRTLVLGSVPEINGSLTYLWPLPSEFTFGNDTLSVDPSLSLTFGGKGGSSGILSAAFDRYRAIVFKHSDVFSIFSRFRGRRSVYDISELNVIVHSDSEELQLGVDESYSLFIAKNDGQSIIGGATIEANTVYGALRGLETFSQLCAFDYGTKSVQVYKAPWYILDKPRFPYRGLLLDTSRHFLPVDVIKQIIESMSYTKLNVLHWHIIDEQSFPLEVPTYPNLWQGSYTKWERYTVEDAYEIVNFAKIRGINVMAEVDIPGHAESWGAGYPDLWPSPSCREPLDVTKNFSFDVISGILTDMRKIFPFELFHLGGDEVNTDCWSSTPHVKQWLQDRNMTTKDAYQYFVLKAQEIAISKSWTPVNWEETFNTFAANLNPQTVVHNWLGPGVCPKAVAKGFRCIFSNQGVWYLDHLDVTWDRVYTAEPLEGINDVHKQELVLGGEVCMWGETADTSVVQQTIWPRAAAAAERLWSRREAISTGNINSTALPRLQYFRCLLNRRGVQAAPITNKYARTPPIGPGSCYDQ; this is encoded by the exons ATGCTTGTCGATCTCTTCAAGTCCCTCTTCCTTATTCTCGCGCTTGCACCCTGTCTTTACAGAACCCTAGTACTCGGTTCCGTCCCAGAAATCAATGGCTCTCTCACCTACCTCTGGCCTCTGCCCTCAGAGTTCACCTTCGGTAACGACACGCTCTCCGTTGACCCCAGCCTCTCGCTCACCTTCGGCGGAAAAGGTGGCAGCTCCGGTATCCTCAGTGCGGCGTTTGACAGATACAGAGCGATTGTGTTCAAACACAGCGATGTGTTTTCTATATTTAGTAGATTCAGGGGAAGGAGATCCGTGTACGATATTAGCGAGTTGAATGTCATTGTTCACTCTGATAGCGAAGAA CTTCAACTCGGCGTAGATGAGAGCTATTCTTTGTTTATTGCGAAGAATGACGGGCAGTCGATTATTGGGGGGGCGACGATTGAG GCAAATACTGTTTATGGCGCCTTGCGAGGATTAGAG ACTTTCAGCCAATTATGTGCTTTTGATTATGGAACTAAGTCAGTACAAGTATACAAGGCTCCTTGGTACATCCTAGACAAACCGAGATTTCCATATCGTGGGCTTCTTCTTG ATACTTCGAGGCATTTTTTACCAGTTGACGTGATTAAGCAGATAATTGAATCTATGTCCTATACTAAACTT AATGTCCTTCATTGGCACATCATAGACGAGCAGTCATTTCCTCTTGAAGTACCCACGTATCCAAATTTGTGGCAAGGGTCATACACCAAGTGGGAACGTTACACAGTTGAGGATGCTTACGAGATTGTGAA CTTTGCCAAAATAAGAG GTATCAATGTCATGGCGGAAGTGGATATCCCTGGTCATGCAGAATCATG GGGTGCTGGATATCCTGATCTCTGGCCTTCTCCTTCATGTAGAGAGCCTCTTGATGTGACAAAAAACTTCAGTTTTGATGTTATCTCTGGTATTCTGACAG ATATGAGAAAAATTTTCCCCTTTGAGCTCTTCCATTTGGGTGGTGATGAAGTTAATACAG ATTGCTGGAGCTCTACTCCACATGTTAAACAATG GCTTCAGGATCGAAACATGACCACTAAAGATGCCTACCAGTATTTCGTACTGAAAGCTCAAGAAATCGCAATTTCAAAAAGTTGGACCCCTGTCAATTG GGAAGAAACCTTCAATACATTTGCAGCAAACCTTAATCCACAGACTGTAGTGCATAACTG GTTGGGCCCCGGTGTTTGCCCGAAGGCAGTTGCGAAGGGCTTCAGATGCATTTTCAGCAATCAAGGCGTTTGGTATCTTGATCATTTGGATGTCACTTGGGATAGAGTGTACACTGCTGAACCACTAGAGGGAATAAATGATGTTCACAAGCAAGAGCTTGTGCTTGGAGGAGAGGTTTGCATGTGGGGTGAAACAGCAGATACATCAGTTGTTCAGCAAACAATATGGCCTCGAGCTGCAGCAGCTGCAG AGCGTTTGTGGAGCAGGAGGGAGGCTATATCCACAGGAAATATAAACTCAACTGCATTACCCCGGTTGCAATACTTCCGATGTCTCTTGAATAGGCGCGGGGTTCAAGCTGCCCCCATCACAAATAAGTATGCCCGAACCCCTCCAATTGGTCCAGGGTCATGCTATGATCAATAA